The genomic segment CTGTCAAGTGCAGCAAGGGTGGATGGTTGGGGAACCAAGTTAGTCCTCGCCGACAAATCAACAAGGCTGTTTCGTAGTCTTCTTGATAGAGCAGGTCAGAGCCAAGGGTGTAGAGCAGGGCAGGTAACCGTCCTGCCTCCGCTGGAGGATTCCCTGCAATCAAGTCTGGGGCAATGCGCTCAAAGGCTTCTGCCCAGCACGATCGCGCTTGTTCCTCCTGTCCGGTGCGTAGGTAAGCATCGGCTAAGGTCATCAATAGCAGCAAGCTTAGGGGTTCTTGGGCACGAATCCGCTCTAGCATGGGAATGTCGCGGGTGAGGTTTTTCTCTAGTAGCCGATCGTCGCTGTAGCCGTAGTGCCGAATATGCAGATTGGTGACGGGCCGAATCATCGTGTTGGGGACATCCTGATGTCGATAGGCCAACTGTTCATGGTAGCGTCCCACATAACTAAACTCTGGCAGATTCCGGAACAAACGCGGGGCTTGTAGAGGGGTAATGGGCTGACTCATTTCAATGCGAGTTAACCAATAGACTGAAATGCTGGAATCAACAGTGAGCAGGGTTTTCCAGTTAGGGTCATTGATCACTAAATCCTCGTCAGCATCTAGGGTTAGGATCCAATCACCGGTGACATGAGCAAGGGCAACGTTACGGGCAGCAGCAAAGTCGTCACACCAAGTAAAGTGGTAAATGTCTGCGCCATAGTGACGAGCGATCGCGATCGTCTCATCCTCAGAACCAGTATCCACAATCACTAGCTCATCCACGTAGGGACGCACGCTCTCTAAACAGCGGGGTAAGTTGTGTTGCTCATTTTTAACAATGGCGTAAAACGACAGGCGCATATCCTCAAACCACAGTTGTAGAAACCACAGTTATAGAACAACACGCACAAT from the Cyanobacteriota bacterium genome contains:
- a CDS encoding glycosyltransferase — its product is MRLSFYAIVKNEQHNLPRCLESVRPYVDELVIVDTGSEDETIAIARHYGADIYHFTWCDDFAAARNVALAHVTGDWILTLDADEDLVINDPNWKTLLTVDSSISVYWLTRIEMSQPITPLQAPRLFRNLPEFSYVGRYHEQLAYRHQDVPNTMIRPVTNLHIRHYGYSDDRLLEKNLTRDIPMLERIRAQEPLSLLLLMTLADAYLRTGQEEQARSCWAEAFERIAPDLIAGNPPAEAGRLPALLYTLGSDLLYQEDYETALLICRRGLTWFPNHPPLLHLTGMLLREMDLALGAIPYFQRCLQLGQEGTYYREEPVDQNFMTVWAAYELGVTYKVLGEPEAAIAAFTQALTFDPTYDPARQELDLLRGS